The Rhodobacter sp. CZR27 genome includes a window with the following:
- a CDS encoding HU family DNA-binding protein — translation MNEPIQPGQTADAAETRGAAVLRKKDLIEQVAGATGVKRKEVREAVEATLVALGEALERGDELNLPPLGHLKVQRRNDIGAGIRMMVRLRRTAVKDGEKDSTQALADAGE, via the coding sequence ATGAATGAACCCATCCAACCCGGACAGACCGCGGATGCGGCCGAGACGCGCGGTGCCGCGGTCCTGCGCAAGAAGGACCTGATCGAGCAGGTGGCCGGCGCCACCGGCGTCAAGCGCAAGGAGGTGCGCGAGGCGGTCGAGGCAACGCTTGTCGCCCTCGGCGAGGCGCTGGAGCGTGGGGACGAGTTGAACCTGCCGCCGCTTGGCCATCTCAAGGTTCAGCGCCGGAACGATATCGGCGCGGGCATCCGCATGATGGTGCGGCTGCGGCGCACTGCCGTGAAGGATGGCGAAAAAGATTCCACGCAGGCTCTTGCAGACGCCGGCGAGTGA
- a CDS encoding site-specific tyrosine recombinase XerD translates to MAPAGMERWISAFLEAQAAELDAARNTRLAYGRDLKDFAAWLARREGDFTTADRDAVEAYLGFCEAQGLSPATRARRLSAIRQLYRFAHEEGWRADNPAIRIQGPAKAKRLPKTLEVEEVDRLLEAARDKGRRAEDQIRNRCLLELLYATGMRVSEMVEMPAAVARGNPQMILVRGKGGKERMVPLSPPAREALADWLKARDEAEERAAKAGRPASRFLFPGAGAAGHLTREYFYVLVKEIAVLAGIDPARVTPHTLRHAFATHLLAGGADLRVIQTLLGHADLATTEIYTHVLDEHLKDLVLRHHPLARGD, encoded by the coding sequence ATGGCGCCCGCGGGGATGGAGCGGTGGATCTCGGCCTTCCTCGAGGCGCAGGCCGCCGAACTCGATGCCGCGCGCAACACCCGCCTGGCCTATGGCCGGGATCTCAAGGACTTTGCCGCGTGGCTTGCGCGGCGCGAGGGCGACTTCACCACCGCCGACCGCGATGCGGTCGAGGCCTATCTGGGTTTCTGCGAGGCGCAGGGCCTGTCGCCCGCCACCCGGGCGCGCCGGCTGTCGGCGATCCGGCAGCTCTACCGCTTCGCGCATGAGGAAGGCTGGCGCGCCGACAATCCGGCGATCCGCATCCAGGGACCCGCGAAAGCGAAGCGCCTGCCGAAGACGCTGGAGGTCGAGGAGGTCGACCGTCTGCTCGAGGCCGCGCGCGACAAGGGCCGCCGGGCGGAGGACCAGATCCGCAACCGCTGCCTGCTGGAACTGCTCTATGCCACCGGCATGCGGGTCTCGGAGATGGTCGAGATGCCGGCCGCGGTGGCGCGGGGCAATCCGCAGATGATCCTTGTCCGGGGCAAGGGCGGCAAGGAGCGCATGGTGCCGCTTTCGCCCCCTGCGCGCGAAGCCCTTGCCGACTGGCTGAAGGCGCGCGACGAGGCCGAGGAGCGCGCGGCGAAGGCGGGGCGGCCCGCCTCGCGCTTCCTGTTCCCGGGGGCAGGCGCGGCCGGTCACCTGACGCGCGAGTATTTCTATGTCCTCGTCAAGGAGATCGCCGTTCTGGCCGGCATCGATCCGGCCCGCGTCACGCCGCACACCCTGCGCCATGCCTTCGCCACGCATCTTCTGGCCGGCGGCGCCGACCTGCGGGTGATCCAGACGCTGCTGGGGCACGCCGACCTTGCCACGACCGAGATCTATACCCACGTGCTCGACGAGCACCTGAAGGACCTGGTGCTGCGCCACCATCCGCTGGCGCGGGGCGACTGA
- a CDS encoding ABC transporter ATP-binding protein, translating to MMAEVLIEVRGLKNQFGPNVIHENLDLDIYRGEVLGIVGGSGTGKSVLLRSIVGLQKPKAGSIKVFGVDVRTASKQEMAKVENRWGVMFQDGALFSSLTARENVEAPMRERTGLDAATREALADLKIAMVGLPPKARTLYPSELSGGMRKRAGLARALALDPDIVFLDEPTAGLDPIGASEFDVLIRNLQKSLGLTVFLVTHDLDTLHATCDRIAVLAERKVLVTGTIRELMEVDHPWVREYFHGPRAHAALLAAES from the coding sequence CTGATGGCCGAGGTTCTGATCGAGGTCCGCGGCCTGAAGAACCAGTTCGGCCCGAACGTGATTCACGAGAACCTCGACCTTGACATCTATCGCGGCGAGGTGCTGGGCATCGTCGGCGGCTCCGGCACCGGGAAGTCGGTGCTGCTGCGCTCGATCGTCGGGCTGCAGAAGCCGAAGGCGGGCAGCATCAAGGTGTTCGGCGTCGATGTGCGCACCGCCTCCAAGCAGGAGATGGCGAAGGTCGAGAACCGCTGGGGCGTGATGTTCCAGGACGGCGCACTGTTCTCGTCGCTGACCGCGCGCGAGAATGTCGAGGCCCCCATGCGCGAGCGGACGGGTCTCGATGCGGCAACGCGCGAGGCGCTGGCGGATCTGAAGATCGCGATGGTGGGCCTGCCGCCCAAGGCACGCACGCTCTATCCGTCGGAACTCTCGGGCGGGATGCGCAAGCGGGCAGGGCTCGCCCGCGCGCTGGCGCTCGACCCCGACATCGTCTTCCTCGACGAACCGACGGCCGGGCTCGATCCGATCGGTGCCTCGGAATTCGACGTGCTGATCCGCAACCTGCAGAAGTCGCTCGGGCTTACGGTCTTTCTCGTGACGCATGATCTCGATACGCTGCATGCAACCTGTGACCGCATCGCGGTCCTGGCCGAGAGGAAAGTGCTGGTGACCGGAACGATCCGCGAACTGATGGAGGTGGACCACCCGTGGGTCCGCGAGTATTTCCACGGGCCGCGTGCCCATGCCGCGCTGCTCGCGGCGGAGAGCTGA
- a CDS encoding HlyC/CorC family transporter, translating into MFSNLDPQSMLTAGAILVLIMLSAFFSGSETALTASSRAKLRSQADKGSRGAESALQVTEDSERMIGALLLGNNVVNILSASLATALLTKLVGDGGVAVATLAMTFLVLIFGEVLPKTLAISRPEAFARRVAPIIRVLIVVFSPVVAVVRSLVRGLLRVVGVRINPNDHMLAIRDEIAGAIALGHSQGAVEKEDRDRLLGALDLSERTVEEIMRHRSQIEMIDADKPSSEIIAQVLASPHTRIPVFRGDHENIVGVIHAKDLLREVSRLMRAGSPEAVSQPDILKVAMKPYFVPETTPLDEQMRQFLKRHTHFALVVDEYGALKGLITLEDIIEEIVGEINDEFDIAQEVTLKRADTGDYLVDGSMTIRDLNRMMDWQLPDDEANTVAGLVIHEAQMIPNEGQAFSFHGFRFEVLTKRENRIMKLKVKPL; encoded by the coding sequence ATGTTCTCGAACCTCGATCCGCAGTCGATGCTGACGGCTGGGGCGATCCTCGTCCTGATCATGCTCTCGGCCTTCTTCTCCGGCTCGGAGACCGCGCTGACGGCCTCGTCCCGTGCCAAGCTGCGGTCGCAGGCCGACAAGGGCTCGCGGGGGGCCGAATCCGCGCTGCAAGTCACGGAGGACAGCGAACGGATGATCGGCGCCCTGCTTCTGGGCAACAACGTGGTGAACATCCTGTCCGCCTCGCTCGCGACGGCGCTGCTGACCAAGCTGGTCGGAGACGGAGGCGTTGCGGTGGCGACGCTGGCGATGACCTTCCTCGTGCTGATCTTCGGAGAGGTGCTGCCGAAGACGCTGGCGATCAGCCGGCCCGAGGCCTTTGCCCGTCGGGTCGCCCCGATCATCCGCGTGCTGATCGTGGTGTTCTCGCCCGTCGTGGCCGTCGTGCGGTCGCTCGTGCGGGGCCTGCTGCGCGTGGTGGGGGTCAGGATCAACCCGAACGACCACATGCTTGCCATCCGCGACGAGATCGCCGGCGCCATCGCGTTGGGCCATTCGCAGGGCGCGGTCGAGAAGGAGGACCGCGACCGGCTGCTGGGTGCGCTCGACCTGTCCGAGCGCACGGTCGAGGAGATCATGCGCCACCGCAGCCAGATCGAGATGATCGACGCCGACAAACCCTCGTCCGAGATCATCGCGCAGGTGCTGGCCTCGCCCCATACGCGGATCCCGGTCTTTCGCGGCGATCACGAGAACATCGTCGGTGTCATCCACGCCAAGGACCTGCTGCGCGAGGTCAGCCGGCTGATGCGGGCGGGCAGCCCCGAGGCGGTGAGCCAGCCCGACATCCTGAAGGTGGCGATGAAGCCCTACTTCGTCCCGGAAACCACGCCGCTCGACGAACAGATGCGCCAGTTCCTGAAGCGCCACACCCATTTCGCGCTGGTGGTGGACGAGTACGGCGCGCTGAAGGGACTGATCACGCTGGAAGATATCATCGAGGAGATCGTGGGCGAGATCAACGACGAGTTCGACATCGCGCAGGAGGTGACGCTGAAGCGCGCCGACACGGGCGACTATCTCGTCGATGGCTCCATGACGATCCGCGACCTGAACCGCATGATGGACTGGCAGCTTCCCGACGACGAGGCCAACACGGTGGCCGGCCTCGTCATCCACGAGGCGCAGATGATCCCGAACGAGGGGCAGGCCTTCAGCTTCCACGGCTTCCGCTTCGAGGTGCTGACCAAGCGCGAGAACCGGATCATGAAGCTGAAGGTCAAGCCTCTCTGA
- the aroB gene encoding 3-dehydroquinate synthase: MAVDAVRVELGERAYEVRIGQGLIARAGAEIAPLLRRPKVAILTDETVAGLHLAPFQAALREAGIASSALALPAGEATKGWEQFSRAVEWLLEEKVERRDVVVALGGGVIGDLAGFAAAVLRRGVRFVQVPTTLLAQVDSSVGGKTGINTAQGKNLVGAFHQPSLVLADIDVLETLPARDFLAGYGEVVKYGLLGDADFYDWLEEAGPRLASDPEARQRAVRRSVEMKAEIVARDETEEGDRALLNLGHTFCHALEKATGYSDRLLHGEGVAIGCVLAFELSQRLGLCAQEAPSRLRAHLRSMGTKVDLRDIPGDLPDAEGLLALMGQDKKVVDGRLRFILARGIGSAFVADDVPPDAVRAVLTEALALR, translated from the coding sequence ATGGCAGTGGATGCGGTGCGGGTCGAACTGGGCGAGCGCGCCTATGAGGTGCGGATCGGGCAGGGGCTGATCGCGCGGGCGGGGGCCGAGATCGCGCCGCTACTGCGCCGGCCGAAGGTGGCGATCCTGACCGACGAGACGGTGGCGGGCCTGCATCTCGCGCCGTTTCAGGCGGCGCTGCGCGAGGCGGGCATCGCCTCCTCGGCGCTGGCCCTGCCGGCGGGCGAGGCCACGAAGGGCTGGGAGCAGTTCTCGCGCGCCGTCGAATGGCTGCTGGAGGAGAAGGTCGAGCGGCGCGATGTGGTGGTGGCGCTCGGCGGCGGGGTGATCGGGGATCTTGCGGGGTTTGCGGCCGCCGTCCTGCGCCGCGGCGTGCGCTTCGTGCAGGTGCCGACGACGCTTCTCGCGCAGGTCGACAGCTCGGTCGGCGGCAAGACCGGCATCAACACCGCGCAGGGCAAGAACCTCGTGGGCGCCTTCCACCAGCCCTCGCTGGTCCTGGCCGACATCGACGTGCTCGAGACGCTGCCCGCCCGCGACTTTCTTGCCGGCTATGGCGAGGTGGTGAAATACGGCCTTCTGGGCGATGCCGACTTCTACGACTGGTTGGAGGAGGCCGGGCCGCGCCTTGCCTCGGACCCCGAGGCCCGGCAACGCGCCGTGCGCCGCTCGGTCGAGATGAAGGCCGAGATCGTCGCCCGCGACGAGACCGAGGAGGGCGACCGGGCGCTGCTGAACCTGGGCCACACCTTCTGCCATGCGCTGGAAAAGGCCACCGGCTATTCCGACCGGCTCCTGCATGGCGAAGGCGTGGCGATCGGCTGCGTGCTCGCGTTCGAGTTGTCGCAGCGGCTGGGCCTGTGCGCGCAGGAGGCGCCGAGCCGTCTGCGCGCCCATCTGCGGTCGATGGGCACCAAGGTGGACCTTCGCGACATCCCCGGCGACTTGCCCGATGCCGAGGGGCTCCTTGCCCTGATGGGGCAGGACAAGAAGGTGGTGGACGGCAGGCTGCGCTTCATCCTCGCCCGCGGCATCGGCTCGGCCTTCGTGGCCGACGACGTGCCGCCCGACGCGGTGCGCGCCGTTCTGACCGAGGCGCTGGCGCTGCGCTGA
- a CDS encoding DUF6477 family protein, which yields MTDFRSLLAEIRRPRLLMRAARLGLADYRRERDLRRLVGEQRLEPAVAALITEERQLEDRRLAGDATYSVAHHVEVLIALIAEARLIEPSL from the coding sequence ATGACCGATTTCCGCAGCCTTCTCGCCGAGATCCGCCGCCCGCGACTTCTCATGCGCGCAGCGCGGCTTGGACTGGCCGACTATCGGCGCGAGCGCGACCTGCGGCGGCTGGTCGGAGAGCAGCGTCTCGAACCCGCCGTCGCGGCGCTGATCACCGAGGAACGGCAACTCGAGGACCGGCGGCTGGCGGGGGATGCGACCTATTCCGTCGCCCATCATGTCGAGGTGCTGATCGCGCTGATCGCCGAAGCGCGGCTGATCGAGCCCTCGCTGTAA
- a CDS encoding MlaE family lipid ABC transporter permease subunit, with product MAARGVRSSPERLEGPLTIETMAETQRRLRLLEDGETLDMSAVTAFDTAGAWAILQAQKRVQAAGRRLELVNLTEAQGQLIETVARAMPEPEKRRRTIPGRPDDGLAHLGRDVAQGLGTALNALGFLGEVVAHLFALVLHPTRLRLTPLVHHMQEAGWNAVPIVSLMGFLIGIVLAFQGSTQLKPFGAEVYVVDLVAISILRELGILLTAIIVAGRSASAFTAAIGSMKMREEIDAMRVLGLDPIDRLVLPRVLALVILLPALGFIASMAGLVGGGLMAWIDLGITPGMFRTQLLANTDVSHAIIGLVKAPFFAVIIAVIGCHQGMQVAGNAESLGQHTSRSVVQAIFLVIVIDALFSIFFAVWGL from the coding sequence TTGGCGGCACGCGGCGTGAGATCCTCGCCAGAGCGGCTGGAAGGTCCGCTGACCATCGAGACGATGGCCGAGACCCAGCGGCGGCTGCGCCTGCTCGAGGATGGGGAAACGCTCGACATGTCCGCCGTCACGGCGTTCGACACTGCGGGTGCATGGGCCATCCTGCAGGCGCAAAAGCGGGTGCAAGCCGCCGGGCGCCGGCTCGAGCTCGTCAACCTGACAGAGGCGCAGGGCCAGCTGATCGAGACGGTGGCCCGGGCGATGCCCGAGCCGGAGAAGCGCCGCCGCACCATCCCGGGCCGGCCGGACGACGGCCTTGCCCACCTTGGCCGCGATGTGGCGCAGGGGCTGGGCACGGCGCTGAACGCGCTGGGGTTCCTCGGCGAGGTGGTGGCGCATCTCTTCGCGCTGGTCCTGCACCCGACCCGGCTGCGGCTCACGCCGCTTGTCCATCACATGCAGGAGGCGGGCTGGAACGCCGTGCCCATCGTGTCGCTGATGGGGTTCCTGATCGGGATCGTGCTGGCCTTCCAGGGCTCCACGCAACTCAAGCCCTTCGGGGCCGAGGTCTATGTGGTGGACCTTGTCGCGATCTCGATCCTGCGCGAACTGGGCATCCTGCTGACGGCGATCATCGTGGCGGGCCGGTCGGCCTCGGCCTTCACGGCGGCGATCGGCTCGATGAAGATGCGCGAGGAGATCGATGCGATGCGCGTCCTCGGCCTTGACCCGATCGACCGGCTGGTGCTGCCGCGGGTGCTGGCGCTCGTGATCCTGCTGCCGGCTCTGGGTTTCATCGCCTCGATGGCGGGGCTGGTGGGTGGCGGGCTGATGGCCTGGATCGACCTCGGCATCACGCCGGGCATGTTCCGCACGCAGCTTCTGGCCAATACCGATGTCAGCCACGCCATCATCGGGCTGGTGAAGGCGCCGTTCTTCGCGGTCATCATCGCGGTGATCGGCTGCCACCAGGGCATGCAGGTCGCGGGCAATGCCGAATCGCTCGGCCAGCACACCTCCCGCTCGGTCGTGCAGGCGATCTTCCTCGTGATCGTCATCGACGCGCTGTTCTCGATCTTCTTTGCGGTATGGGGGCTCTGA
- a CDS encoding trimethylamine methyltransferase family protein, with translation MNDVTTRRARGGGGSARRAERTAVSLDTAKFITRNIPNFEILNEEALQIIEWNAETVLEEVGVNFLENPAALQRWRDVGADVRGERVHIPRGLARKLCATAPSAFTQHARNPERNVEIGGRSLVLAPVYGPPFVRDLEGGRRYATMEDFRAFVKLGYMSKWLHHSGGTVCEPTDVPVNKRHLDMLHAHMTLSDKPFMGSVTEPSRAEDSVEMAKLLFGSDFVDRNTVMTSLVNINSPLTFDATMMGALEVYAQAGQAAIVSPFIVGGAMAPVTVAGTLTQVLAEVLAGVAYSQLIRPGAPVIFGAFVTSIDMNSGAPTFGTPEAAHITYGAGQLARRLGLPYRSGGGFCGSKLPDAQAAYESANSLNMALLSGVNFMLHACGWLEGGLVSSYEKFVMDADQLGTLHHLAQGISVDENGQGMDAIREVGPGGHYLGCSHTQANFKTAFWRSDLLDYKPFETWEEEGARDTQALAAARVKKLLGDYQQPALDEGVAESLAAYVAKKKESMPDAFI, from the coding sequence ATGAACGACGTCACGACACGCAGGGCGCGCGGGGGCGGCGGATCGGCGCGGCGGGCGGAGCGCACCGCCGTCAGCCTGGACACCGCGAAGTTCATCACCCGCAACATCCCGAACTTCGAGATCCTGAACGAGGAAGCGCTCCAGATCATCGAGTGGAACGCCGAGACGGTCCTCGAGGAGGTCGGCGTCAACTTCCTGGAGAATCCGGCGGCCCTGCAGCGCTGGCGTGACGTGGGTGCGGATGTCCGGGGCGAGCGGGTGCACATCCCGAGGGGCCTTGCGCGCAAGCTTTGCGCCACGGCGCCCTCGGCCTTCACCCAGCACGCGCGCAACCCCGAGCGCAACGTCGAGATCGGCGGGCGCAGCCTCGTGCTGGCGCCGGTCTACGGCCCGCCCTTCGTGCGCGATCTGGAAGGCGGCCGCCGCTATGCCACGATGGAGGATTTCCGCGCCTTCGTGAAGCTCGGCTACATGTCGAAATGGCTGCACCACTCGGGCGGCACGGTCTGCGAGCCGACCGACGTGCCGGTGAACAAGCGCCACCTCGACATGCTCCATGCCCACATGACGCTGTCGGACAAGCCCTTCATGGGATCGGTCACCGAACCCTCGCGCGCCGAGGATTCGGTGGAGATGGCGAAGCTCCTGTTCGGGTCGGACTTCGTCGACCGGAACACGGTGATGACCTCGCTCGTCAACATCAACTCGCCGCTGACCTTCGACGCGACGATGATGGGCGCGCTCGAGGTCTATGCGCAGGCGGGTCAGGCCGCGATCGTCTCGCCGTTCATCGTGGGCGGCGCGATGGCGCCGGTCACCGTGGCGGGCACCTTGACGCAGGTTCTGGCCGAGGTGCTGGCGGGCGTGGCCTACAGCCAGCTGATCCGGCCGGGCGCACCGGTGATCTTCGGCGCCTTCGTGACCTCGATCGACATGAACTCGGGTGCGCCGACCTTCGGCACCCCCGAGGCCGCGCACATCACCTATGGCGCGGGCCAGCTGGCGCGGCGTCTGGGGCTGCCCTACCGCTCGGGCGGCGGGTTCTGCGGTTCCAAGCTGCCCGACGCGCAGGCGGCCTATGAATCGGCCAACTCGCTCAACATGGCGCTGCTGTCGGGCGTGAACTTCATGCTGCACGCCTGCGGCTGGCTCGAGGGCGGGCTCGTGTCGTCCTACGAGAAGTTCGTGATGGATGCCGACCAGCTCGGGACGCTGCACCATCTGGCGCAGGGAATCTCGGTGGACGAGAACGGGCAGGGGATGGACGCGATCCGCGAGGTGGGCCCGGGCGGGCACTACCTCGGCTGCTCGCACACGCAGGCCAACTTCAAGACGGCCTTCTGGCGTTCGGACCTGCTCGACTACAAGCCGTTCGAAACCTGGGAGGAAGAGGGCGCGCGCGACACGCAGGCGCTTGCGGCGGCGCGCGTGAAGAAGCTGCTCGGCGACTACCAGCAGCCCGCGCTTGACGAGGGCGTGGCCGAGTCGCTCGCCGCCTATGTGGCGAAGAAGAAGGAATCGATGCCCGACGCCTTCATCTGA
- a CDS encoding ABC-type transport auxiliary lipoprotein family protein, with amino-acid sequence MRALILTAALAAALPLSGCGAFSSLSRASEALDTYTLSPLPGQGGSGSGHIVVEAASSGGALSTDRILIKPSRVQAQYLPDARWSDPAPALVQTLLVGSLQNAGGFRLVARDAAGLVPDYTLMTELRDFQAEAPPGQPPVVKVGLTLTLIREDDRSILATRRVDARAQALSDATGDVIVAFEAATTQALSEAAPWVRSRTR; translated from the coding sequence ATGCGCGCCCTGATCCTGACCGCTGCCCTTGCCGCCGCGCTTCCGCTGTCGGGCTGCGGCGCGTTCTCTTCGCTGTCACGCGCTTCCGAGGCGCTGGACACCTATACGCTGTCGCCGCTTCCCGGGCAGGGCGGCAGTGGCTCCGGCCATATCGTCGTGGAAGCCGCCTCGTCGGGCGGGGCGCTGTCAACCGATCGCATCCTGATCAAGCCGTCGCGCGTGCAGGCGCAGTATCTGCCGGATGCGCGCTGGTCGGACCCGGCGCCGGCGCTGGTCCAGACGCTTCTGGTCGGATCGCTGCAGAACGCCGGCGGCTTCCGGCTGGTGGCGCGCGATGCGGCGGGGCTGGTGCCCGACTACACGCTGATGACCGAGCTGCGCGATTTCCAGGCCGAGGCGCCCCCCGGCCAGCCGCCGGTGGTCAAGGTCGGCCTGACCCTGACGCTGATCCGCGAGGACGACCGCTCCATCCTTGCGACCCGGCGGGTGGATGCCCGGGCGCAGGCCCTTTCCGACGCGACCGGCGACGTGATCGTGGCCTTCGAGGCAGCCACGACGCAGGCCCTGTCCGAGGCCGCGCCGTGGGTGCGGTCCCGCACGCGCTGA
- a CDS encoding shikimate kinase, with protein MARLKKTVVMVGMMGAGKTAVGTALARALGVPFLDSDEEIERAANRSIAEIFARDGEPFFREKESQVLSRLLRGDPCVLSTGGGAFMAEPNRRMIREQGVSVWLKADLELLWQRVRHKTTRPLLRTPQPRETLRALLETREPVYALADLTVESAPDRSVEQMAERVREALATRPDVLEVE; from the coding sequence ATGGCGCGGCTGAAGAAGACGGTTGTGATGGTCGGCATGATGGGGGCGGGCAAGACGGCGGTGGGCACCGCGCTGGCCCGTGCCCTCGGCGTGCCCTTCCTGGATTCGGACGAGGAGATCGAGCGCGCCGCCAATCGCAGCATCGCCGAGATCTTCGCCCGGGACGGCGAGCCCTTCTTCCGCGAGAAGGAAAGCCAGGTGCTCTCGCGCCTGCTGCGAGGCGATCCTTGCGTGCTCTCGACGGGCGGCGGCGCCTTCATGGCCGAGCCGAACCGCCGGATGATCCGCGAGCAGGGCGTCTCGGTCTGGCTGAAGGCGGATCTGGAGCTGTTGTGGCAGCGCGTGCGGCACAAGACGACGCGACCGCTGCTGCGCACGCCGCAGCCGCGCGAGACGCTGCGGGCGTTGCTCGAGACGCGCGAGCCGGTTTATGCCCTTGCGGATCTGACGGTGGAAAGCGCGCCCGACCGCTCGGTCGAGCAGATGGCCGAGCGGGTCCGCGAGGCGCTGGCCACGCGCCCGGATGTGCTGGAGGTGGAATGA
- a CDS encoding MlaD family protein, with protein METRARYVLIGLFTLLSVVATLGFLLWLAKVQLDRTYTLYDILFESVEGLGRASPVRYNGVDVGEVLTIGVYEENPALVRVRIQLSATTPVRTDTKAQVASQGVTGVSYVSLSGGAAPEPLEPEEGESVAVIPSERSAVQALTADAPTLLAEAIRLLKDIQTFTGEANREAVASILTNADASMQNLAVITRDTTEATARLNEFAGRLDGIADRAEVALGTLETTLTEAKGAASAARDTFESVDRVVREDVPPMVDQIGRAVESVERSLAGIRNFADNGLPKYEILATETRRMVGNFNSLLAQISRDPARFFLGNQTPSYRR; from the coding sequence ATGGAGACGCGGGCGCGCTATGTGCTGATCGGCCTCTTCACGCTTCTGAGCGTGGTGGCGACGCTGGGGTTCCTTCTGTGGCTGGCCAAGGTGCAGCTGGACCGGACCTATACCCTTTATGACATCCTGTTCGAGAGCGTCGAGGGCCTCGGCCGGGCCAGTCCCGTGCGCTACAACGGCGTCGACGTCGGCGAGGTCCTGACCATCGGCGTGTATGAGGAGAACCCGGCGCTGGTGCGCGTGCGCATCCAGCTGTCGGCGACCACGCCGGTGCGGACCGACACCAAGGCTCAGGTCGCCTCCCAGGGGGTAACGGGCGTCTCCTACGTGTCCCTGTCGGGAGGGGCGGCACCGGAGCCGCTCGAACCGGAGGAGGGGGAAAGTGTCGCGGTCATTCCGTCGGAACGCTCGGCGGTGCAGGCGCTGACAGCGGATGCGCCGACCCTGCTGGCCGAGGCCATCCGGCTGCTGAAGGACATCCAGACCTTCACCGGCGAGGCGAATCGCGAGGCGGTCGCAAGCATCCTGACCAACGCCGATGCCTCGATGCAGAACCTCGCCGTGATCACGCGCGACACGACCGAGGCGACCGCGCGGCTGAACGAGTTCGCCGGCCGGCTGGACGGCATTGCCGACCGGGCCGAGGTCGCGCTTGGCACGCTGGAGACCACGCTGACCGAGGCCAAGGGCGCGGCAAGTGCGGCGCGCGACACCTTCGAGAGCGTCGACCGCGTGGTGCGGGAGGACGTGCCGCCGATGGTCGACCAGATCGGCCGGGCGGTCGAGAGTGTCGAGCGCTCGCTGGCCGGCATCCGCAATTTCGCCGACAACGGCCTGCCGAAATACGAGATACTGGCCACCGAGACCCGCCGTATGGTGGGCAACTTCAACTCGCTCCTCGCGCAGATCTCGCGCGATCCGGCCCGGTTCTTCCTTGGCAACCAGACCCCGTCCTACAGGAGGTGA
- a CDS encoding DUF6456 domain-containing protein, whose protein sequence is MHTDLRETSTLPAWLPEAVRLYLDHTEVGLSLRALARREGCHASTVMRHVRRCESRRDDPLVDEALAALGRAQGRGHPPSRKDRSDMTAPIRPDSPLPATLDEATIAREARRVLRRLAEPQCVLAVAPDMEKAAVLRTLADGQTVRMAVVERTVAQAFALKDWITCRKPGRIATYEITAAGRIALKRLAGQEEGRRGLAEAATPFADQHRDWDEREIRDEEGNRRMRYNAAESPVAVLGRRRDKDGQPFLSPELVEAAERLREDFELAQMGPRVAQNWDRFLTGADRGNFRSDAGGAEGPRQARERVAAALRDLGPGLGDMVLRCCCFLEGLEAAERRMGWSARSGKIVLRIALQRLRRHYDETYGRARPLIG, encoded by the coding sequence ATGCATACCGATCTTCGCGAGACTTCGACGCTGCCCGCATGGCTTCCCGAAGCCGTGCGGCTTTACCTCGATCACACCGAGGTGGGTCTCTCGCTCCGCGCGCTGGCGCGGCGCGAGGGCTGCCACGCCTCGACGGTGATGCGCCACGTGCGCCGATGCGAGAGCCGCCGCGACGATCCCCTTGTGGATGAGGCGCTGGCGGCGCTCGGGCGGGCGCAGGGGCGCGGCCACCCTCCCTCCAGAAAGGACAGATCCGACATGACGGCACCGATCCGCCCCGATTCCCCCCTGCCGGCCACGCTCGACGAGGCCACCATCGCACGCGAGGCGCGCCGCGTGCTGCGCCGGCTGGCCGAGCCGCAATGCGTTCTCGCCGTGGCACCCGACATGGAGAAGGCCGCGGTGTTGCGCACCCTTGCCGACGGGCAGACGGTGCGGATGGCGGTGGTGGAGCGGACGGTGGCGCAGGCCTTCGCGCTGAAGGACTGGATCACCTGCCGCAAGCCGGGCCGGATCGCCACCTACGAGATCACCGCCGCCGGCCGGATCGCCCTGAAGCGGCTCGCGGGCCAGGAGGAGGGCCGGCGCGGGCTGGCCGAGGCGGCCACGCCCTTCGCGGACCAGCACCGCGACTGGGACGAGCGCGAGATCCGCGACGAGGAGGGCAACCGGCGCATGCGCTACAACGCCGCCGAAAGCCCGGTGGCCGTGCTGGGGCGGCGGCGCGACAAGGACGGCCAGCCGTTCCTGTCGCCCGAACTGGTCGAGGCCGCCGAGCGGCTGCGCGAGGATTTCGAACTGGCGCAGATGGGTCCGCGCGTCGCCCAGAACTGGGACCGCTTCCTGACCGGCGCCGACCGCGGCAACTTCCGCAGCGACGCGGGCGGCGCCGAGGGGCCGCGGCAGGCCCGCGAGCGCGTCGCCGCCGCGCTGCGCGACCTCGGCCCGGGGCTGGGCGACATGGTGCTGCGCTGCTGCTGCTTCCTCGAGGGGCTCGAGGCCGCCGAGCGGCGGATGGGCTGGTCGGCGCGGTCGGGCAAGATCGTGCTCCGCATCGCGCTGCAGCGGCTGCGCCGGCACTATGACGAAACCTATGGCCGGGCGCGGCCGCTGATCGGCTGA